The Streptomyces venezuelae genomic interval GCCGCCCCCACGCCCGTACGGCCAAGGCCATCGGCACCCCGACGCAGGCGCCCCACAGCACCGTCGCCGCTCCCGCCTGCCACCACACCGGGCCGAACGCGGACAGCCGCCCGGAGCCGAGGGGGCCGCCGGCGGCGGCGGCGAGGACCGCCACGACCGCCCCGCATCCCCAGGCGGCCGCCAGAGCCGTCAGGGCCGCGTCACGGGCCGGCCAGCCCCGGGCAGTGCGGCCCACGCACCAGCCTTGCACCAGGGTCGCCGCCAGCGGGACCGCCGCGGCCGCCCAGTGCGTCCACGTGCCGCGCCCCTCGGCGGGCAGCGCGGCCAGCAGCGGGAAGGGCGGCACGGCCGGGTCACCGGCGAGCCCCAGCGGGGTCGCGAGCGCGCCCGTACCGAGGGTGAAACCGGGACCGAGCCCGTACGCCGCTCCCCACACGGCAGCGTTCGGCAGCAGCGCCAGGACGAGGAGCACGACCGCCGCCCGCCCCGACCACTCCCCCGCGAGTCCCATGAGGGAGGCCTGCGCGTCGCGCGCGTGCCAGGCCAGCGAGACCGCGGCGAGCACCGCGCCGCCGCCGCACAGCGTCACGAGCCCGAGCCCCGCCGCGCGCAGGGCGGCCGCCGCCTGCCGCTGTCCGGGCAGTGGGCGGCCGAGCGCCGTCCAGACGCCCGCCCCCGCCGCCCCGAAGACGACGGCGGGCAGCCAGAATCCGGCGCTGATCAGCTCGGCGGGCAGCGGTCCGCTCTCGCTGTAGACCACCACGACCGCCCCGACCAGCAGATATCCCCCGGCCACCGCGGCCACCGCGCCGCTCGGGGAGGGGCGGGGCCGGTCGCTGTCGTCGCCCGGGTCGAGGGTGTCGCGGGCCGCCCGGTGGACGAGCCAGACGGGCAGGACGGCGAGGAGCATCGGCACGACGCCGAGGGGCGCGGGCAGCCCGGACAGCGTGTCCGTACGGACCAGGTCCACGCCGTGGGCGAGGAGCCAGAGCCCGGCGGCGACGTGCAGGGCGCCGCCGGGGCCGCTGTCGGGGAACGGGGAGCTGATCCAGGCGGCGGTCACCAGGACGGCGAGGGCTCCGAGACCGAGCCCGGCGGCGACGCCGCCACGGACGCAGGCGGTGGCCAGGGCGGCGGAACGGCCGCCCTGGACCAGGGGGTACTCGGTCAGATGGGTCACGGGGCCATGCTGCCAACGACACGCGCTTTAGCCGCGTAACAGGCAAACCTCCGCTGTGTCGCTCAAGATACGTTTATGTACTTTTCCGCCCATAGCAGCTCTGCGGGAGGTCGACGCCGATGAGCCGGAGCACCACCGATTCCGCATCCTCCGTCACCCTGCCGACACCGAAGGAGCGGCGCAGGCTGCGTGAGGCCCTCGCCCTGAGCGAGGAGCAGGTCGCCGAGGCCATGGGCGTCACGAAGGCCACCGTCAAGGCCTGGGAGACCGGGCGCTCGGCGCCACGGGGCCGCAAGCGCGAGGCGTACGCGAAGCTGCTCTGCGCGGCCGAGAGCGCGGAAGCACAGAGGGCCGAAACACCCGCGGAGCCCGTACCAGCGGAGCCCGTACCCGCGGAACCTGCACCTGCGGGGCTCGTACCCGCCGAGCCCGTGCCCACGGGGCTCGTACCCGCCGAGCCCTTGCCCACGAAGCCGGCGACCCAGACCGCACCCGTCCCCCAGACGGCCCCTCTCTCCTCCCCCGCCTTCACCTCCGCGCCCGCCAACGTCCGGCCCAAGGCCGCCGCCAAGCGGGCCGTCAAGCCGCCGAAGGCCTCCTCGTCCGCCCCGGCCATCACCTCCGGGCCCGCCCGCAAAGGCGCCCCGAAGCCTCCGGAGCGCCTGAAACCCGCTGCCGCCGAGGCGGCGGACGGGGGGCATGAGGCGGTGCAGGAGCCCGCGCGGCCGCCGGCCGTTCCGGGCCTCACCCCCGAGGAGGCCTTCGACGCGCTGTACGCGTACGCCGCGCCCGGCCTCGTCCACCAGACCTATCTGCTCACGGGCCGCCGCCGGCTCTCCCGCGAGTCCGTCGAGTACGCCTTCCACCACGCCTGGGAGCACTGGCCCGAGGTCGCCGTCGACCCGGACCCGGTGGGCTGGGTGCGGGCGGCCGCGTACGAGTACGCCCTCTCCCCCTGGCACCGGTTCCGGCGCGCCCACAAGCACCCCGACTCCCCGCCGACCGAGGCGAGCCGGCGGGCGCTGCTCGGCGCGCTCCTCGAACTGCCGCCGCCGTACCGCCGTACGGTCCTGCTCTACGACGGGCTCGGCCTGGACCTGCCGGAGACGGCCGCCGAGACGGAAGCGAGCACCCCCGCCGCCGCCAACCGGCTGCTGCACGCCCGTACGGTCCTCGGGAAGCGGATCCCCGAGCTCGCCGAGCCGGAGACCTTGCAGCGGCGGCTGAGCCTGCTGGTCGCGGAGGCTCCGACGGCGACCCTCCCGGCGGCCCGCACCGTCCGGACGGGGAGCGAGAGGCGGAGTCGTACCTGGACGCGGGCGGTGCTCGGGGTGACGGCGGTCCTCATCGGCGTCACCGGCTTCACGGCCGCGACCGCGCCGACCCGCTACGTCCCGGTCAACGCCCCCGGCGAGACCGTCAACGGGGTGCCGGTGCGCGGCGGCCCGCAGAAGCTCAGCCCGGAGGACCTGGAGCTCCGCGACAAGCTGCGCTCCGAGCCGAACCCGGGCCCCGAGCGTCTGATCCCGACGGCGGAGTAGCAGCCGCCGTACACGTGCGGACGCGAGAGGGCCCCGCCCTCGCCCGGGTGACCGGGCGGGGGCGGGGCCCTCTCGTACAGCTACCGCTGGTGTCAGCCCGCGAGGATCGCGCGCGCCAGCTTGGCCGTCTCGGTCGGCGTCTTGCCGACCTTGACGCCCGCGGCCTCAAGGGCCTCCTTCTTCGCCTGGGCGGTGCCGGAGGAGCCGGAGACGATGGCGCCGGCGTGGCCCATGGTCTTGCCCTCGGGCGCGGTGAAGCCCGCGACGTAGCCGACGACCGGCTTGGTGACGTTGGCCTTGATGAAGTCGGCCGCACGCTCCTCGGCGTCGCCGCCGATCTCGCCGATCATGACGATCAGGTCGGTGTCCGGGTCGGCCTCGAAGGCCGCCAGGGCGTCGATGTGCGTGGTGCCGATGACCGGGTCGCCACCGATGCCGACGGCGGACGAGAAGCCGATGTCACGGAGCTCGTACATCATCTGGTACGTCAGCGTGCCGGACTTCGAGACCAGGCCGATGCGGCCCGGCTTCGTGATGTCGCCCGGGATGATGCCGGCGTTGGACTGGCCCGGGGTGATGAGACCGGGGCAGTTCGGGCCGATGATGCGGGTCTTGTTGCCCTTCGACTGCGCGTACGCCCAGAAGGCGGCGGAGTCGTGGACGGCGATGCCCTCGGTGATGACGACGGCGAGGGGGATCTCGGCGTCGATCGCCTCGACGACGGCGGCCTTCGCGAAGGCCGGCGGCACGAAGAGGACCGAGACGTTGGCGCCGGTCTCCTTCATCGCCTCGGCGACGGAGCCGAAGACCGGGACCTCGGTGCCGTCGAAGTCGACGGACGTGCCGGCCTTGCGCGGGTTCACGCCGCCGACGATGTTGGTGCCGTCACCCAGCATGAGCTTGGTGTGCTTCATGCCCGTGGCACCGGTCATGCCCTGGACGATGACCTTGCTGTCCTTGGTCAGGAAGATAGCCATGGTGTTCTGACCTCGTCCCTTACTTCGCAGCCGCGAGCTCGGCGGCCTTGTCGGCCGCGCCGTCCATGGTGTCCACGCGCTGCACGAGCGGGTGGTTCGCGTCCGACAGGATCTTGCGACCCAGCTCCGCGTTGTTGCCGTCGAGGCGCACGACCAGCGGCTTGGTGACCTCGTCGCCACGGGAGGCGAGAAGCTCCAGCGCCTGGACGATGCCGTTGGCGACCTCGTCACAGGCGGTGATGCCACCGAAGACGTTGACGAACACGGACTTGACGTCCGCGTCGCCCAGGATGATCTCCAGGCCGTTCGCCATGACCTCGGCGGAGGCGCCGCCACCGATGTCGAGGAAGTTGGCCGGCTTCACGCCGCCGTGGTTCTCACCGGCGTACGCGACGACGTCCAGGGTCGACATGACCAGGCCGGCGCCGTTGCCGATGATGCCGACCTCGCCGTCGAGCTTGACGTAGTTGAGGCCCTTGGCCTTGGCAGCAGCCTCGAGCGGGTTGGCTGCGGCCTTGTCCTCGAGCGCCTCGTGCTCGGGCTGACGGAAGTCGGCGTTCTCGTCGAGAGACACCTTGCCGTCGAGGGCCAGGATGCGGCCGTCCTTGGTCTTCACCAGCGGGTTGACCTCGACGAGGAGGGCGTCCTCGGCGACGAAGGTCTTCCACAGGGTCACCAGGGCCTCGGCGACACCCTCGGCCACGTCGGCCGGGAACTTCGCCAGGGCCACGATCTCGCGGGCCTTCTCGATGCTCACGCCGTCGTTGGCGTTGACGGGGACCTTCGCGAGGGCCTCGGGGGTCTTCTCCGCGACCTCCTCGATGTCCATGCCGCCCTGCACCGAGGCCATGGCCAGGAAG includes:
- the sucD gene encoding succinate--CoA ligase subunit alpha is translated as MAIFLTKDSKVIVQGMTGATGMKHTKLMLGDGTNIVGGVNPRKAGTSVDFDGTEVPVFGSVAEAMKETGANVSVLFVPPAFAKAAVVEAIDAEIPLAVVITEGIAVHDSAAFWAYAQSKGNKTRIIGPNCPGLITPGQSNAGIIPGDITKPGRIGLVSKSGTLTYQMMYELRDIGFSSAVGIGGDPVIGTTHIDALAAFEADPDTDLIVMIGEIGGDAEERAADFIKANVTKPVVGYVAGFTAPEGKTMGHAGAIVSGSSGTAQAKKEALEAAGVKVGKTPTETAKLARAILAG
- a CDS encoding helix-turn-helix domain-containing protein — protein: MSRSTTDSASSVTLPTPKERRRLREALALSEEQVAEAMGVTKATVKAWETGRSAPRGRKREAYAKLLCAAESAEAQRAETPAEPVPAEPVPAEPAPAGLVPAEPVPTGLVPAEPLPTKPATQTAPVPQTAPLSSPAFTSAPANVRPKAAAKRAVKPPKASSSAPAITSGPARKGAPKPPERLKPAAAEAADGGHEAVQEPARPPAVPGLTPEEAFDALYAYAAPGLVHQTYLLTGRRRLSRESVEYAFHHAWEHWPEVAVDPDPVGWVRAAAYEYALSPWHRFRRAHKHPDSPPTEASRRALLGALLELPPPYRRTVLLYDGLGLDLPETAAETEASTPAAANRLLHARTVLGKRIPELAEPETLQRRLSLLVAEAPTATLPAARTVRTGSERRSRTWTRAVLGVTAVLIGVTGFTAATAPTRYVPVNAPGETVNGVPVRGGPQKLSPEDLELRDKLRSEPNPGPERLIPTAE
- the sucC gene encoding ADP-forming succinate--CoA ligase subunit beta, which encodes MDLFEYQARDLFAKHGVPVLAGEVIDTPEAAREATERLGGKSVVKAQVKVGGRGKAGGVKLAATPDEAVARATDILGMDIKGHTVHKVMIAELSPEIEAEYYVSYLLDRTNRTFLAMASVQGGMDIEEVAEKTPEALAKVPVNANDGVSIEKAREIVALAKFPADVAEGVAEALVTLWKTFVAEDALLVEVNPLVKTKDGRILALDGKVSLDENADFRQPEHEALEDKAAANPLEAAAKAKGLNYVKLDGEVGIIGNGAGLVMSTLDVVAYAGENHGGVKPANFLDIGGGASAEVMANGLEIILGDADVKSVFVNVFGGITACDEVANGIVQALELLASRGDEVTKPLVVRLDGNNAELGRKILSDANHPLVQRVDTMDGAADKAAELAAAK
- a CDS encoding DUF6350 family protein, giving the protein MTHLTEYPLVQGGRSAALATACVRGGVAAGLGLGALAVLVTAAWISSPFPDSGPGGALHVAAGLWLLAHGVDLVRTDTLSGLPAPLGVVPMLLAVLPVWLVHRAARDTLDPGDDSDRPRPSPSGAVAAVAGGYLLVGAVVVVYSESGPLPAELISAGFWLPAVVFGAAGAGVWTALGRPLPGQRQAAAALRAAGLGLVTLCGGGAVLAAVSLAWHARDAQASLMGLAGEWSGRAAVVLLVLALLPNAAVWGAAYGLGPGFTLGTGALATPLGLAGDPAVPPFPLLAALPAEGRGTWTHWAAAAVPLAATLVQGWCVGRTARGWPARDAALTALAAAWGCGAVVAVLAAAAGGPLGSGRLSAFGPVWWQAGAATVLWGACVGVPMALAVRAWGRRALRPKPLPVPAPAKSEAAASATTPAAASAGPEAGAGAGEPFDLEAQPAAAPDAVPGAAPGAGPPTKSTGKPDPGTPAATTKAAAPALDLDLDDDPGYEPYDYLPAAWESSPPPDHEG